A single region of the Bacteroidota bacterium genome encodes:
- the priA gene encoding primosomal protein N' yields the protein MNNLFADVILPFALEKNYTYAVPQEFAVMLTPGMRVEVPFRNKSYTGIVAKIHNLVPAGYAPKFIIALPDHLHIVNKIQLEFWQWMAGYYMCSTGDVMNAALPAPYKLSSETIIVLHQQANIDANVLDDKEYIIAEALSIQKELTLKDIQLILQQKTIQPTIKSLIEKGIVYVKEELKEIYTPKTEKFVVLNKQYHEEKELSKLFDAMQKHEKQLNILMVYYQMAQDNHPVKKSLLLRKSGAGAGVLKTMVKNEIFIEYDEQVSRLQLYGNDQINDIVINEEQTRALIETRELLQEKSTVLIHGVTGSGKTEVYIELIKEYITAGKQVLYLLPEIALTTQIISRLKKRFGNQIGVYHSKFNQNERIEIWQKVLSNEYKIILGARSALFLPFNELGLIIIDEEHDYSYKQHEPAPRYHARDAAIYLAYLHKAKTVLGTATPCIETYFQAVNGKFGLVKMFKRYADMAMPEIQIADVKEEEKNKTMHSHFTSALVGRMKYALDAKEQIILFQNRRGYAPFLICEACGWTPRCINCDVNLVYHKFSNELRCHYCNYTSSTYNVCPACGSSRIIIKGFGTEKIDDELQYLFPDAKTGRLDLDTVKSKHGHEKILHAFELGDIDILTGTQMVTKGLDFDNVNLVGILSADQILNFSDFRAAERAFQMITQVSGRAGRKNRKGLVMIQAIAINHPVLQFVRQHDYAGFYKKEIAERQQFGYPPFTRLIRITLRHSKVETVNKTAAWLGGELKNQLGERVLGPAIPGIPRIRNKYLSEIMIKYPNNRVSGEFVKNIIKLEVEKLQLNPAHKRVEILIDVDPM from the coding sequence ATGAATAACTTGTTTGCTGATGTGATTTTGCCGTTTGCGTTGGAAAAAAACTATACGTATGCTGTTCCTCAGGAGTTTGCAGTTATGCTTACCCCCGGGATGCGCGTAGAAGTGCCGTTCAGAAATAAGAGTTATACCGGAATTGTTGCTAAAATTCATAATCTGGTGCCGGCCGGATATGCACCAAAATTTATAATAGCACTTCCTGATCATCTCCATATTGTAAATAAAATTCAGCTCGAATTTTGGCAGTGGATGGCAGGTTATTATATGTGTTCAACCGGTGATGTAATGAATGCTGCTTTACCGGCGCCTTACAAACTAAGCAGCGAAACAATTATTGTTTTGCATCAGCAGGCAAATATTGATGCAAACGTTTTAGACGATAAAGAATATATTATTGCAGAAGCATTATCGATACAAAAAGAATTGACATTAAAAGATATTCAATTAATTCTGCAACAAAAAACAATTCAGCCCACTATAAAATCGCTGATTGAAAAAGGTATTGTTTATGTAAAGGAAGAACTCAAAGAAATATATACTCCCAAAACAGAAAAATTTGTTGTATTAAATAAACAATATCACGAAGAAAAGGAATTAAGTAAATTGTTTGACGCTATGCAAAAGCATGAAAAACAATTAAATATTCTTATGGTTTATTACCAGATGGCACAGGATAATCATCCGGTAAAAAAATCATTGTTGCTGAGAAAATCAGGAGCTGGTGCAGGGGTGCTGAAAACAATGGTAAAAAATGAAATATTTATTGAATACGATGAGCAGGTAAGCAGATTGCAATTATATGGAAATGACCAGATTAATGATATTGTAATAAATGAGGAACAAACCAGGGCTTTAATCGAAACACGTGAATTGTTGCAGGAAAAAAGTACGGTATTAATTCACGGCGTTACCGGAAGTGGTAAAACTGAAGTATATATCGAATTAATAAAAGAATATATTACAGCTGGGAAGCAGGTTTTATATTTATTGCCGGAAATTGCTTTAACAACACAAATTATTTCTCGCCTAAAAAAAAGGTTCGGCAACCAGATTGGTGTGTATCATTCAAAATTCAATCAGAATGAACGGATTGAGATCTGGCAAAAAGTTTTGAGCAACGAATATAAAATTATATTAGGTGCACGGTCAGCTTTGTTTTTACCATTTAATGAATTAGGATTAATTATTATTGATGAGGAACATGATTATTCCTATAAGCAACACGAACCTGCTCCACGTTATCATGCACGTGATGCGGCTATTTATCTAGCCTATCTGCATAAAGCTAAAACCGTGTTAGGGACCGCAACCCCTTGTATTGAAACTTATTTCCAGGCAGTTAACGGAAAATTTGGTCTGGTAAAAATGTTTAAGCGGTATGCTGATATGGCAATGCCTGAAATTCAGATTGCAGATGTAAAAGAAGAGGAAAAAAATAAAACAATGCATTCGCATTTTACTTCTGCATTGGTGGGTAGAATGAAATATGCGCTGGATGCAAAAGAGCAAATTATATTATTTCAGAACAGAAGGGGATATGCACCCTTTTTAATTTGTGAGGCTTGTGGATGGACACCACGTTGTATTAATTGTGATGTAAATCTTGTTTATCATAAATTTAGTAACGAACTACGTTGCCATTATTGTAATTATACTTCATCAACATATAATGTTTGTCCGGCATGTGGCAGCAGCAGAATAATCATAAAAGGATTTGGCACCGAAAAAATAGATGATGAATTACAATATTTATTTCCGGACGCAAAAACAGGTCGATTAGATTTGGATACGGTAAAATCAAAACATGGCCATGAAAAAATATTACATGCTTTTGAGTTGGGTGATATTGATATATTAACCGGAACGCAAATGGTAACCAAAGGACTTGATTTTGACAATGTAAATTTGGTAGGTATTTTAAGTGCGGATCAAATATTAAATTTTTCGGATTTCAGAGCTGCAGAAAGGGCGTTTCAGATGATTACGCAGGTGAGTGGAAGGGCAGGCCGAAAAAACAGGAAGGGTTTAGTTATGATTCAGGCCATTGCAATTAATCATCCTGTATTACAATTTGTGCGGCAACATGATTATGCGGGATTTTATAAAAAAGAAATAGCTGAGCGGCAGCAGTTTGGTTATCCGCCGTTTACAAGATTAATACGGATAACCTTACGTCATTCAAAAGTAGAAACGGTAAATAAAACGGCTGCATGGTTGGGTGGAGAATTGAAAAATCAGTTAGGAGAACGTGTTTTGGGTCCTGCGATTCCAGGTATCCCACGCATCAGAAACAAGTATTTATCGGAAATCATGATTAAATACCCTAACAACAGAGTGAGTGGTGAATTTGTTAAAAACATCATTAAACTTGAAGTTGAGAAATTGCAGTTAAACCCTGCACATAAACGGGTTGAAATCCTCATTGATGTTGACCCAATGTAG
- a CDS encoding Rrf2 family transcriptional regulator, protein MLSKKAKYGLKAMFYLGKKFGKGPVLISDLAEEENIPKKFLELILLELKKNGLLHSKMGKGGGYSLSKSPDDITVGQIVRVLDGPLAPIPCVSKTAYRKCDECDNEKTCEIRKIMMQVREASAAILDHTSLMEAPKAVFTVNRKTK, encoded by the coding sequence ATGTTATCTAAAAAAGCGAAATACGGATTAAAAGCCATGTTTTACCTAGGTAAGAAATTTGGCAAAGGCCCTGTCCTGATATCCGACCTTGCAGAAGAGGAAAATATTCCCAAAAAATTTCTTGAGCTCATCCTGCTCGAATTAAAGAAAAACGGGTTATTACACAGTAAAATGGGTAAAGGTGGTGGCTATTCATTAAGCAAATCGCCCGACGACATAACGGTTGGTCAAATAGTGAGGGTTTTGGATGGTCCATTGGCGCCAATACCATGTGTAAGTAAAACGGCCTATCGCAAATGTGACGAGTGCGATAATGAAAAAACCTGTGAAATAAGGAAAATCATGATGCAGGTGCGCGAGGCATCAGCTGCCATTTTAGACCATACCAGTTTAATGGAAGCACCAAAAGCAGTATTCACTGTAAATCGAAAAACTAAATAA
- a CDS encoding porin: MKSTILLLAVMFCITVGVKAQSGTQVETYNVKVSQKIELRGLTHIRYQLFEDSTKFDAFDLRRARLDFRGDIAPKIGYRLHTELAGTPKILDATFVYKPYEWLNVNVGQSKYPVCYDNLYSPWTLLTVSRTQIDNSLSFRESDLYGNQNGRDIGLWLSGKYSIGKEEAKRPLLDYTLGIYNGSGINVADNNQDKDISAALGISPVKDLWLYGRYLSGVGQTVIHPGVDATRSRFGGNISYKYKNFLIEGEYLAASDKSDSLGLLERNGYYVTLGYTPIKDKLQVVVRLDNYDPNTAVDDNITNKYILGASYFFTKNTRIQLEYDLVLEEAETQKENNLFAIQFQAGF, encoded by the coding sequence ATGAAATCGACAATTTTACTATTAGCAGTTATGTTTTGTATTACGGTTGGGGTAAAGGCTCAATCGGGCACACAGGTAGAAACTTACAATGTGAAAGTTTCTCAAAAAATTGAATTACGCGGATTAACACATATTCGTTACCAGCTTTTTGAAGATTCAACCAAATTTGATGCATTTGATTTAAGAAGAGCGCGTTTGGATTTCAGAGGAGATATTGCTCCGAAAATTGGTTACCGTTTACACACAGAGTTAGCCGGAACACCTAAAATTTTGGATGCGACATTTGTTTACAAACCATACGAATGGTTAAATGTGAATGTTGGTCAAAGCAAGTATCCTGTATGTTACGACAACTTATATTCACCATGGACATTATTAACAGTAAGCAGAACACAAATTGATAATAGTTTATCATTCCGTGAAAGCGATTTATATGGTAACCAAAACGGCCGTGATATCGGACTTTGGTTAAGTGGTAAATATAGTATTGGAAAAGAAGAAGCAAAACGCCCGCTTTTAGATTATACATTAGGTATTTACAATGGTTCGGGAATTAATGTTGCGGATAACAATCAGGATAAAGATATTTCTGCAGCATTGGGTATTTCTCCTGTTAAAGATTTATGGTTGTATGGTCGTTACCTAAGCGGTGTAGGACAAACTGTAATTCATCCGGGTGTAGATGCAACAAGAAGTCGTTTTGGTGGTAATATCTCTTATAAATACAAAAACTTTTTAATTGAAGGTGAATACCTTGCGGCATCTGACAAAAGCGATAGCTTAGGTTTACTGGAGCGCAATGGTTATTACGTAACCTTAGGTTATACACCAATTAAAGATAAATTGCAGGTAGTGGTTCGTTTAGATAATTATGATCCGAATACAGCTGTTGATGATAATATCACAAATAAGTATATTCTGGGAGCAAGTTATTTCTTCACAAAAAACACAAGAATTCAATTAGAATACGACCTTGTTTTAGAAGAAGCAGAAACACAAAAAGAAAACAATTTATTTGCAATTCAATTTCAGGCTGGTTTTTAA
- a CDS encoding SLC13 family permease: MEIAIVLTLLVLAIIAFSTEKLSVDVVTMTAVLLLVVFGIIDYKEAFAPFGSDFIIMLASIFIVTSAIDSSGVLEHWTNKLMNRKGGSQMKLIMPMITITSAFSAFMNNTTVTALMINPAMAIAKKSGINFSKILLPLAFASIVGGTCTLIGTSTNVAVNAYLGKNGYAEFGMWDFTWIGVIMVIVTLLYMALVGVRMLPNRHNGELTAEYGVREYLSEIKVLKDSSLIGQVIHDSDISKMGFTVLAVIRGDRQFAPGPNVSFREGDIVLVKGKMQLLLAVKNTKGIDIVADTLDFYKADGKALKLTEVVIPGRSDLAGSTIAEIDFRRKYGMVIVAINREGKNITEQLNNIVIEVGDMLLVQGSDDSFTKLKNHHDLVVLSAHEPQVKNLWKGYFALGFFCLAIIISSIKFFNVHVSVAFMASAVLSMLVGAVKPDDAYKTIEWKLLVLIAGMTAFGTAMGNSGADKYLAGLIVDWFGGFGPQGIMLGFMVLTVLLTQPMSNAAAALVVLPVALEAANTLHVNPVSYAIAVMLSASVSLITPFEPSCILVYGPGKYKFVDFVKVGGILTAILVAIIYFAIPMQWPL, translated from the coding sequence ATGGAAATTGCTATTGTACTAACCCTGTTAGTATTGGCTATTATTGCCTTTTCGACCGAAAAGCTATCGGTTGACGTTGTTACTATGACCGCAGTTTTGCTGCTGGTAGTATTTGGAATTATTGATTATAAGGAAGCTTTTGCGCCATTTGGCAGCGACTTTATTATCATGCTTGCCTCCATTTTTATTGTTACTTCTGCTATTGATTCATCCGGTGTTCTCGAACATTGGACCAATAAGCTGATGAACAGGAAGGGTGGGAGTCAGATGAAATTAATAATGCCGATGATTACCATTACCAGCGCTTTTTCGGCCTTTATGAATAATACTACGGTAACGGCGTTGATGATTAACCCGGCAATGGCCATTGCTAAAAAATCGGGAATTAACTTTTCAAAAATTTTATTACCACTTGCTTTTGCTTCCATTGTAGGCGGAACCTGTACTTTAATCGGAACCTCAACCAACGTTGCCGTTAATGCTTATTTAGGTAAAAACGGATATGCTGAATTTGGCATGTGGGACTTTACCTGGATCGGAGTTATAATGGTTATTGTAACATTGCTGTATATGGCACTGGTTGGTGTGCGTATGTTACCAAACCGACATAATGGCGAATTAACTGCCGAATATGGGGTTCGCGAATACTTAAGTGAGATAAAAGTATTAAAAGATTCTTCACTTATTGGTCAGGTAATTCACGATTCGGATATCAGCAAAATGGGATTTACTGTTTTGGCGGTAATTCGTGGTGACAGACAATTTGCACCAGGACCCAATGTATCATTCAGAGAAGGGGATATTGTTTTGGTGAAAGGCAAAATGCAACTATTACTTGCTGTAAAGAATACAAAAGGTATTGACATCGTAGCTGATACTTTAGATTTTTATAAAGCAGATGGTAAAGCACTCAAATTAACTGAGGTGGTAATTCCGGGACGTTCTGATTTAGCAGGGTCAACTATTGCCGAAATTGATTTCAGAAGAAAATACGGAATGGTAATAGTTGCCATTAACCGTGAAGGAAAAAATATTACCGAACAATTAAACAATATCGTAATTGAAGTAGGTGATATGTTATTAGTGCAAGGTTCAGATGATTCATTTACGAAATTAAAAAATCACCACGACTTAGTTGTTTTAAGTGCACATGAACCACAAGTTAAAAATTTATGGAAGGGTTATTTTGCACTTGGATTTTTCTGTCTCGCAATTATTATCAGTTCAATTAAATTTTTTAATGTGCACGTTTCTGTCGCGTTTATGGCCAGCGCTGTATTAAGTATGTTGGTTGGTGCAGTTAAACCCGATGACGCTTACAAAACAATTGAGTGGAAATTATTAGTGTTAATTGCAGGTATGACAGCATTTGGAACTGCTATGGGCAATTCAGGTGCAGATAAATATCTTGCAGGATTAATTGTTGACTGGTTTGGTGGTTTTGGCCCCCAGGGTATAATGCTGGGATTTATGGTATTAACCGTATTGCTTACACAACCAATGAGTAACGCAGCAGCAGCGCTTGTAGTTTTACCTGTTGCTCTGGAAGCAGCGAACACATTACACGTAAATCCGGTCAGTTATGCTATTGCTGTTATGTTATCGGCTTCAGTTTCATTAATTACACCATTTGAACCTTCGTGTATTTTGGTGTATGGACCGGGGAAATATAAATTTGTCGACTTTGTAAAAGTGGGTGGTATTTTAACTGCTATACTTGTTGCCATTATATATTTTGCTATTCCAATGCAATGGCCGCTATAA
- a CDS encoding cation-translocating P-type ATPase yields MEHKSYNGLTEPEVQQNRLKFGTNENTQVSQKKLWHLIFGIIKEPMFIILVVASIIYFILGESGEGFIMIGALCFVAGISLFQENRSNNAVEALKKLTDAGAKVIRNGATITLPIADIVVNDILVCEDGNIIPADAVLLEAHDFSVNESTLTGESLAVFKSPGDEPVPIYKGTLVVTGACIAQVTAIGSTTSLGKIGESLNKIVISKTPLQQQMNKFIQQMVIAGVIAFFIVWGINFYTTGSFLQGLLHGLTLAMSVLPEELPVAFSTFLALGAYHLYKKNVIARSPQTVEALGAATVICTDKTGTLTENKMQLAAIYDFESKKVFDYTNNSIEAGKVLEYAMWASEVNPFDPMEKSIHDAYGTVNSIDLRKQFKMVHEYPLSGSPPVMTHIYQNDKSETIIACKGGVETVLAQSNLSDGDKKIIMQQTEQFASRGFRVLAVALVENTTTKFPVLQESFIYHVLGLIAFYDPPKKNTASIIESFYKAGIQVKMITGDYAATALAIAQQIGLKSEAAALTGNEIMEMDDSTLSKEVSKTNLFVRMFPDAKLKVVEALKRNGEVVAMTGDGVNDGPALKAAHIGIAMGKRGTETAKQAASLIITDDDMQHMVEAVALGRRIYENLKKAIRYIISIHIPIILIVTIPLLLFWDFTDFFNPIHVIFLELIMGPTCSIIFENEPAEPDSMLKKPRTVQQNFFSMNELSLSILQGLVITAGCLTPAYFLMHNGYDQTFVRSCIYSILIFSNLLLTLVNRSFLQSIFVTLKYKNKLVPLILIISIAILLASLYIQPVQKLFMFVPLKISELLICFGIAAISVLWVELLKKRYRLRIKKGQLNS; encoded by the coding sequence ATGGAGCATAAAAGTTATAATGGCTTAACGGAGCCGGAAGTGCAACAGAACCGTTTAAAATTTGGTACAAACGAAAATACCCAGGTAAGTCAGAAAAAATTATGGCACCTCATTTTCGGTATTATTAAGGAGCCAATGTTCATTATTCTGGTTGTTGCATCTATTATTTATTTCATTTTAGGTGAATCAGGAGAAGGGTTTATCATGATTGGCGCCTTATGTTTTGTTGCCGGAATTTCTTTATTTCAGGAAAACAGAAGTAATAATGCTGTAGAAGCATTAAAAAAATTAACCGATGCCGGTGCGAAGGTTATCAGAAATGGCGCAACTATTACTTTACCTATTGCCGATATCGTAGTTAATGATATTTTAGTTTGCGAAGATGGTAATATAATTCCGGCAGATGCTGTTTTGCTGGAGGCACATGATTTTTCAGTAAATGAAAGTACATTAACAGGTGAATCATTAGCGGTATTTAAATCACCGGGTGATGAGCCCGTTCCAATTTATAAAGGCACCTTAGTTGTTACCGGAGCATGTATAGCTCAAGTAACTGCTATTGGTAGCACAACTTCGCTTGGAAAAATTGGTGAAAGTTTAAACAAAATTGTTATCAGCAAAACGCCATTGCAACAGCAAATGAATAAATTTATTCAGCAAATGGTAATTGCAGGTGTAATTGCATTTTTTATTGTTTGGGGAATTAATTTTTACACAACAGGAAGTTTTTTACAAGGTTTATTGCATGGTTTAACATTAGCCATGTCTGTTTTACCGGAAGAATTACCGGTTGCTTTTAGTACTTTTTTAGCCTTAGGCGCTTACCATTTATATAAAAAAAATGTAATTGCACGTTCGCCACAAACGGTAGAAGCTTTAGGTGCAGCTACAGTAATCTGCACCGACAAAACCGGCACATTAACAGAAAATAAAATGCAGCTTGCCGCGATTTATGATTTTGAATCAAAAAAAGTTTTTGATTATACAAATAATTCCATTGAAGCCGGTAAAGTTTTAGAATACGCTATGTGGGCTTCAGAAGTAAATCCTTTTGACCCAATGGAAAAATCAATTCATGATGCATATGGCACTGTAAATAGTATTGATTTACGCAAACAATTTAAAATGGTGCATGAATATCCATTGTCAGGTTCACCACCTGTTATGACACATATTTATCAAAATGATAAAAGCGAAACTATAATTGCGTGCAAGGGTGGTGTTGAAACAGTTTTGGCGCAATCCAATTTAAGTGATGGCGACAAAAAAATAATCATGCAACAAACAGAACAATTTGCTTCGCGTGGTTTTCGCGTTTTGGCTGTTGCATTGGTAGAAAATACTACAACAAAATTTCCGGTTTTACAGGAATCATTTATTTATCATGTATTAGGTTTAATTGCATTTTATGATCCGCCTAAAAAAAATACTGCTTCCATTATTGAATCATTTTACAAAGCCGGCATTCAGGTTAAAATGATTACCGGCGATTATGCAGCAACCGCTCTGGCCATTGCGCAACAAATCGGATTAAAAAGTGAAGCTGCTGCCCTGACAGGAAACGAAATAATGGAAATGGATGATTCAACGCTGTCGAAAGAAGTAAGCAAAACCAATTTATTTGTGCGCATGTTTCCGGATGCAAAATTAAAAGTGGTTGAAGCGCTGAAAAGAAATGGTGAAGTAGTTGCCATGACAGGAGATGGTGTAAATGACGGGCCTGCACTAAAGGCTGCACATATTGGTATTGCAATGGGCAAACGTGGAACGGAAACTGCAAAACAAGCTGCTTCGTTAATTATAACTGATGATGATATGCAACATATGGTTGAGGCTGTTGCTTTGGGTAGAAGAATTTATGAGAACCTGAAAAAAGCAATTCGTTATATTATCAGTATTCATATTCCCATTATACTTATCGTAACAATTCCATTATTATTGTTTTGGGATTTTACTGATTTTTTTAATCCAATCCATGTAATTTTTTTAGAATTAATTATGGGACCTACCTGCTCTATCATTTTTGAGAATGAACCTGCAGAGCCCGATAGTATGCTGAAAAAACCACGGACAGTTCAGCAAAACTTTTTTTCGATGAATGAATTATCGCTTAGTATTTTGCAAGGATTGGTAATTACAGCCGGTTGTTTAACTCCTGCTTATTTTCTGATGCATAATGGCTACGATCAAACATTCGTACGCAGTTGTATCTATTCGATTTTAATATTTAGTAATCTTTTACTTACATTGGTTAATCGCTCATTCTTACAATCCATTTTTGTAACTCTAAAATATAAAAACAAATTAGTGCCTTTGATTTTAATTATCTCTATTGCTATTTTGTTAGCATCTCTTTATATTCAACCGGTTCAAAAACTTTTTATGTTTGTCCCTTTAAAAATATCTGAATTACTTATTTGTTTTGGTATTGCTGCTATATCAGTTTTATGGGTTGAATTACTAAAAAAGCGTTATCGTTTACGCATAAAAAAAGGGCAATTAAATAGTTAA
- a CDS encoding sugar transferase, translating into MRFKKKIGILTYILLDYIAAMLVWAGLFLYRKFVIEDLPVDINRQVFNDKNFFYGIFAIPLIWIVLHFIAGSYTDIYRKSRLAEITRTFVVSFIGVLIIFFALLLDDYVSDYRDYYQIFFLLFGGQFLVTVLLRMVILTRAKRQLQKGVVAYNTIIIGSDQRAASIHQEIIHYKKSLGYAFIGYVEANGNHGSELDKYMPCLGNLKQLSDIINSRNVDEVIIAIETSEHHLLNEIIDKLAEKGNIVIKIVPDMYDILSGSVKMSNVLGAVLIEIYPDLMPRWQRTIKRGIDITVALFAFLILWPLYLFIAIKVKLSSKGPIFYYQQRVGINNKPFTIIKFRSMYTDAEQHGPALSSENDERITPWGRVMRKWRFDELPQIFNILKGEMSLVGPRPERQYYIDQITQIAPSYKHLQKVKPGLTSWGMVKFGYASDVSQMVQRMKYDLLYIENMSLAIDFKIMFYTVLIIFQGKGK; encoded by the coding sequence ATGCGATTTAAAAAGAAAATCGGAATACTCACCTATATCCTGTTGGATTATATAGCAGCAATGCTGGTATGGGCCGGTTTATTTTTGTATCGTAAATTTGTGATTGAAGATTTACCTGTAGATATTAATCGTCAGGTATTTAACGATAAAAACTTCTTTTATGGCATATTCGCCATTCCGCTTATTTGGATTGTTTTACATTTTATAGCAGGATCTTACACCGACATTTATCGCAAATCGCGATTGGCGGAAATAACAAGAACTTTTGTTGTTTCATTTATCGGTGTATTGATCATATTTTTTGCGCTTTTACTGGATGACTATGTAAGTGATTATCGCGATTATTATCAGATATTCTTTTTATTATTTGGCGGACAATTTTTGGTAACGGTTTTATTGCGCATGGTAATTTTAACCAGAGCAAAACGGCAATTACAAAAAGGTGTTGTTGCGTATAATACCATAATTATTGGCAGCGACCAGCGTGCAGCTTCCATACATCAGGAAATTATTCATTACAAAAAATCGCTGGGTTATGCATTTATCGGATATGTGGAAGCAAACGGCAATCACGGTTCCGAATTAGATAAATACATGCCCTGCTTAGGCAACTTAAAACAACTCAGTGACATTATTAATTCAAGAAATGTAGATGAGGTAATTATCGCTATTGAAACTTCAGAACATCATTTATTAAATGAAATAATTGATAAGCTTGCTGAAAAAGGCAATATTGTAATTAAAATTGTTCCCGATATGTATGATATATTATCGGGAAGTGTGAAAATGAGTAATGTGCTCGGTGCAGTATTGATTGAAATTTATCCCGATTTAATGCCACGCTGGCAACGCACAATTAAACGCGGAATTGATATTACGGTTGCACTGTTTGCATTTTTAATTTTATGGCCCTTATACCTGTTTATTGCCATTAAAGTTAAACTATCATCTAAAGGTCCAATTTTTTATTATCAGCAACGTGTTGGCATAAATAACAAACCATTCACCATAATAAAATTTCGTTCAATGTATACCGATGCTGAACAACATGGTCCGGCATTAAGTAGCGAAAATGATGAACGCATTACACCTTGGGGCAGAGTTATGCGCAAATGGCGTTTTGATGAATTACCACAAATATTTAATATCCTGAAAGGTGAAATGAGTCTAGTTGGCCCACGACCTGAACGCCAATATTATATTGACCAAATTACGCAAATTGCACCTTCCTATAAACATCTCCAAAAAGTAAAACCGGGTTTAACAAGCTGGGGAATGGTGAAATTTGGTTATGCCAGCGATGTGAGTCAAATGGTGCAACGTATGAAATACGACCTGCTTTACATTGAAAATATGAGCCTGGCCATCGACTTTAAAATTATGTTCTACACTGTTCTGATCATTTTTCAGGGAAAAGGGAAATAA
- a CDS encoding Gfo/Idh/MocA family oxidoreductase: MVKIGVLGAGHLGKIHLRLLKEISDFEVVGFFDPDAANAKYAEETFNIPRFNSIHKLIEVCDAVDIVTPTISHYDCARAALKKAKHIFVEKPLANTVSEAKYIMALAHEANVKAQVGHVERFNPAFLAIQDLNLQPMFIESHRLSTFNPRGTDVSVVLDLMIHDIDIVLHLVHSNVKKVSASGVKVISNQPDIANARLEFDNGCVANLTASRISMKKMRKMRLFQRDAYIAVDFGENMTEILTMSDAKPGDEALTIEINTGDASKKKSVKMEKPAIVAGNAIKMELEMFAKAIINDTETPVTIEDGYRALQVAHMILHKIEKNVAYR, encoded by the coding sequence ATGGTCAAAATTGGTGTATTAGGGGCTGGGCATTTGGGTAAGATCCACCTCAGGTTGCTGAAAGAAATATCTGACTTTGAGGTAGTTGGCTTCTTTGACCCGGATGCAGCTAACGCCAAATATGCTGAAGAAACCTTTAACATACCAAGGTTTAACAGCATTCATAAGTTAATTGAGGTGTGCGATGCCGTGGATATTGTTACACCTACCATTTCCCATTACGATTGTGCCCGGGCCGCACTTAAAAAAGCAAAACACATTTTTGTAGAAAAGCCCCTTGCTAATACGGTTAGTGAGGCCAAATACATCATGGCTTTGGCTCACGAGGCCAATGTGAAGGCTCAGGTAGGCCATGTGGAGCGGTTTAATCCTGCCTTTTTGGCTATTCAGGACCTTAATTTGCAACCAATGTTTATCGAATCGCACCGCTTAAGCACCTTTAACCCCCGTGGTACCGATGTTTCTGTTGTTTTAGACCTTATGATTCACGATATCGATATTGTTTTGCATCTGGTGCATTCAAATGTTAAAAAAGTGAGCGCCAGCGGGGTTAAGGTTATCAGCAACCAACCTGACATCGCAAATGCCCGTCTCGAATTTGACAACGGTTGTGTGGCAAATCTTACAGCAAGTCGTATTTCCATGAAAAAAATGCGTAAAATGCGTCTTTTTCAGCGCGATGCTTATATTGCAGTAGATTTCGGGGAAAATATGACGGAAATATTAACGATGAGTGATGCTAAACCCGGTGATGAAGCGTTAACTATAGAAATAAATACCGGAGATGCGTCGAAGAAAAAATCCGTAAAAATGGAGAAACCGGCAATTGTTGCAGGAAACGCCATAAAAATGGAATTAGAAATGTTTGCAAAAGCAATCATCAACGATACAGAAACTCCGGTTACCATTGAAGATGGATATCGTGCTTTACAAGTAGCACATATGATTCTTCATAAAATTGAAAAAAATGTTGCCTACAGGTAA